A window of bacterium contains these coding sequences:
- a CDS encoding anti-sigma factor encodes MSPRACEEIRALLPAHLDGELDRDTAAGVGAHLEGCRACREELETLQLAVEALRRLPDLPAPASILNGVRARLRPVPWHRRLLAGRSWLAGVPVGALATLLVVVGVALFQARYPGLRDKAGPPAVTGPGAAPEGTPRALP; translated from the coding sequence ATGAGCCCGCGTGCGTGCGAGGAGATCCGCGCGCTGCTGCCGGCGCACCTCGACGGCGAGCTCGATCGCGACACCGCGGCCGGCGTGGGCGCGCACCTCGAAGGCTGCCGCGCCTGCCGGGAGGAGCTCGAGACGCTGCAGCTGGCGGTCGAGGCGCTGCGACGTCTCCCGGACCTGCCGGCGCCCGCCTCCATCCTGAATGGCGTGCGGGCGCGGTTGCGGCCCGTGCCGTGGCACCGCCGCCTCCTCGCGGGGCGCTCCTGGCTGGCCGGCGTCCCCGTCGGCGCGCTCGCCACGCTGCTCGTCGTCGTCGGCGTGGCCCTGTTCCAGGCGCGCTATCCCGGGCTGCGCGACAAGGCGGGCCCGCCGGCCGTGACCGGACCTGGGGCCGCGCCTGAGGGAACCCCTCGCGCCCTGCC
- a CDS encoding sigma-70 family RNA polymerase sigma factor has translation METTGTAGPDPDAELVQRARAGDEGAYERLVVGHQRRAFNVAYRILGDYEEAADVTQEAFVQAYRALGGFRGEARFGNWLLAIVLNQSRNRLKHWKRRARAKHDSLSDPVGGEDSELRRELTDPAPNPLARLESRQLEELVREEVRHIDAEQAEVLVLRELQDIGYEEIAQMLAVPVGTVKSRLHRGRAALAERLRRRLGQAGAAEEAR, from the coding sequence GAGCTGGTGCAGCGGGCCCGCGCCGGGGACGAGGGGGCGTACGAGCGGCTCGTGGTCGGCCACCAGCGGCGCGCGTTCAACGTGGCGTACCGGATCCTCGGCGACTACGAGGAGGCCGCGGACGTGACGCAGGAGGCGTTCGTGCAGGCGTACCGGGCCCTCGGCGGCTTCCGCGGGGAGGCGCGCTTCGGCAACTGGCTGCTGGCGATCGTGCTCAACCAGTCGCGCAACCGCCTCAAGCACTGGAAGCGCCGGGCCCGGGCGAAGCACGACAGCCTCAGCGACCCGGTGGGCGGCGAGGACTCGGAGCTGCGCCGCGAGCTGACCGACCCCGCGCCGAACCCGCTGGCGCGGCTCGAGTCGCGCCAGCTGGAGGAACTGGTACGGGAGGAGGTCCGCCACATCGACGCGGAGCAGGCGGAAGTGCTCGTGCTGAGGGAGCTGCAGGACATCGGGTACGAGGAGATCGCCCAGATGCTGGCGGTGCCGGTGGGAACGGTCAAGTCGCGGCTCCACCGGGGGCGCGCGGCGCTGGCGGAGCGGCTGCGACGGCGCCTCGGGCAGGCCGGCGCGGCGGAGGAGGCGCGATGA